Genomic DNA from Candidatus Angelobacter sp.:
TCGGCCAGGGCCGCTTGCCGCACTATCCGTTGTGCGGTGGAGTGGACCAGATTGACGTGACGACTCACAAGCTCCGCGAATGACTGCTCGCACCGACGCCGGACGTATGCCCGAATGAGTATTTGGTCAGTGTCATCTACCATTCAAAGATAAAACACCGCCGGACCGAAAATCGGACAGTGATTTACTTGCCGGAGCGATGGTGGTCTGGTTTGAGTGATTCAATTGCAATGGAACAGGTTAGCATTGCGCGTGCCGCAGAAAGCGACGCCCGTTCCGCTCACTCCACCTTGCGTTTGTCCCTCCACACGTTAACCATTGTCGAGTGACCAACGCTGATCTTTCGGACGCCGCCCTGATCCTAGTCGGCCACGGCTCAACGCTGAACGCCGAGTCCAGCACGCCAACGTATCAGCACGCCGACGAATTGCGCCGCAGGAAAATATTCGCGCAAGTGGTCGAATGTTTCTGGAAACTCGAACCGCCGATTTGTGGTGTGTTGCGGGGGGTCTTTGCTCCGCGTGTTTTCATAGTGCCTCTGTTCATCAGCGAGGGTTACTTTACGGAGGAGGTCATCCCGCGCGAACTGGGCCTGCGCGCGAACGATCAACCGGATTTTTCCCGCGTTCAACGGCGCGGCTCCCAGACGATTCATTACTGCGGGCCGGTTGGCACACACGACACCATGACGGACGTCTTGCTTGCCCGCGCGCGCGACATCGTGAAAAAACACCCGTCTCAGCGCCCGGCCCGGCCGGAGGAAACTGCGCTGTTCATTGCGGGCCACGGCACAAATAACAATGAGAATTCACGCAGGGTCATTGAGCGCCAGGTCGAATTGATCCGCGCGCGAAAGCTCTACGGGGAGGTTTACGCCGTGTTCATGGAAGAAGAACCGCGCATCAGTGATTGTTACCGTCTGGCGCGCGCGAAAAACATCATCGTCGTACCGTTCTTTATCAGCGACGGTCTGCATTCCTACGAAGACATTCCGGGTATGCTTGGTGAATCCAAGGAACTGATTCACGAGCGACTGAAAAGCGGCCAGCCGACCTGGCGCAATCCAACTCAGAAGCACGAAAAACTGGTATGGTATTCTTCCGCCATCGGCGATGAGCCCCACGTCGCCGAGGTGGTTCTTGAGCGGGTGCGCGAAATCGCGGGAGCCATGACCACCCATTGAAAGACAGCATCTGGACCGACTGCACGCTCCTCGTCTCATTGCTTATTGCCTATCGTCCGCTGCCCCGGTTTAATCCTCACGTGCATTTCCAAAAAATCACGCTTGCAGGCGTAGGTTTGCTGGGGGGCTCTTTGGGGTTGGCCGTCAAGCAGCGTGGCCTGTCGGACAAAGTGGGCGGATTTGTCCGGCGCAGCGCCAGCATCGTTGAATGTGACAGGCTGGGCGTCGTGGATCACGCCACGTGCGACCCGCTCCGCGCGGTAGAGAACGCCGACCTCGTCGTGCTCTGCACGCCACTCGCACGGATGAGTGAGGTTTTGCGGCAAATGCTGCCCGCGCTGAAACGCGGCGCTGTCGTCACCGATGTCGGCAGCGCAAAAGCCGGTGTGGTGCAGGAACTGGAACCGTTGGTTGCTGACGCGGGTGGTCATTTTGTCGGCAGCCACCCGATGGCCGGCGCGGAAAAGACGGGCCCCGCGGCTGCGTGCGCAGATCTGTTCGTCAACGCCGTGTGCGTCATTACTCCCACACCACAAACGTCTCCGGGAGCGGTGAAAGTCGTGGAAGCATTTTGGAAGGCGGTTGGCGGATTGCCGTTGCAGCTCTCGCCGGAGGTCCACGACGATCTCGTCAGCCGTTCGAGCCACCTGCCACACGTCGTGGCGGCGGAACTGGCGAATTACGTCCTCAGCCCGGCGCATCCGAAGGAGCAGGCTCTGCTTTGCGCAAACGGGTTTCGCGACACAACGCGCATCGCGGCGAGTTCGCCCGAAATGTGGCGCGACATCGCGCTGGCGAACCGGAAAAATCTCGCGCGGGTGCTGAGTCTGTTTATCGAGGGGTTGCAGGACTTCCAACGCGCGCTCGAGGATGCCGACCGCACGTCGATTGAAGAGTTCTTCGAGAAAGCCCGGCAACGACGCGATGCGTGGAGTGGGCACGGCGTTTCGCCGTCGCCGGAGTAAAACAAATTACGGCGACACAGGAATGGACACAAATCAATTCATTCTGACGCATGCGGACACGGTGCATTTATGTCGGAAGAATTCGTGTCCATTCGTGTTCAGTGGTGGTTAATATTCCGTTCTGCCGATGTCCCTGCCCGATCTCATTGAAATCGCGCCGCTGGAAAAGCCGGTTCATGCCGGGATTGCCGTGCCCGGTTCCAAGAGCATCACCAACCGGGCGCTGGTGCTGGCGGCACTGGCCGACGGCGAGACGACCCTGCGCGGCGCACTCTGGAGCGAAGACACCCGGGTGATGGTGGACGGCCTGCTGAAACTCGGGTTCGTCGTAAAGGTCGAGCCCGATCCGGACGAAGTCTGTAACCGCGCCATCACAGTTCAGGGTCTCGGCGGCAAAATCCCCAACGCCGGGACGTTAGATAAGCCGCTCGAATTATTCGTGGGTAACGCGGGAACGGCGGCGCGGTTTCTCGCCACGCTGGTTTGCCTGGGTCATGGAATTTACCGGCTCGACGGCGTGAAGCGGATGCGCGAACGGCCGCAGGAGGCGTTGTTCGACGCGCTGCGGGAACTCGGCTACTGTATCGATTCGGCGAACAGCAAACTGCCCGCGCTCGTCCATGGCGGCGGTCCAAAGCCCGGCGCGATCTGTTGCGTGAGCATCGCCGAAAGCTCGCAGTTCGCTTCGGCACTATTGATCTGCGCCAAGGCCGGTGGTTGGCACGTGACTGTGGTGGGTGACAATGCCGAAGAGTCGCCTTACGTGGCGATGACGTCGAAGCTGATAGAAGCGTTTCCAAACCGTGGCGGAGGATTCCAGATAGAGCCAGATGCTTCGAGCGGGAGTTATTTTTGGGCGGCAGTGCCTCCTTTGCCTTCGGGCGAACGCCAGGAGATCTGCGAAGATCTTCCCGACGCCGGAGTTGATTTTACGACTCGCATGAATTCCGCGTTCGCGGTCCGGGTCCTGAACTGGCCCCATCCCTCGGATTGGCAGATTGACGCCAGGTTTCCAGAATACGTCGTTTTGGTGGCGCCGGTTAACTTGTACAGCGCCCTGGAGATTGCTGAAGCTGAGCGGCGCCTGGCGCAAATGTGGGGACCAAAGTGGCGTGAACGTTTTGAAGACGGGAGCCGCAAAAACTCGGAGCGTGTTGAGGCCGAACGGGACGCCGTGCGGGTTTCCCGTAACACCGATCTCGGCGACAGCATAATGACTTTGATCGTTCTTGCCCCATTAGCGCATCACAAAATCATGTTTGCTGACTTGGGGCGCTTGCGTCTTCAGGAATGCGAGCGGGTCGTCGCCTTGCGGACGGAGCTTTCCAAATGCGGCGCAAAAGTCATCGAAGAAGGCGACACGTTGACCGTTTATCCTTCAAAACTTCACGGGGCGGAAATCGAGACCTACAATGACCATCGCATGGCGATGTGTTTTGCGATTCTGGGATTGAAAGTGCCCGGCATAAAAATCAAAAATCCCGCGTGTGTGAAAAAAACATTCCCCAATTTTTTCCAGAAGCTGGCGGACCCGCCGCCACACGGTTTGGGAGCGACGATTCTGGATGCAAAGACGGGACGGGCCTTGACTCGAGATGAGTTGTTTGCCGAATAAACGTCACGCCGTGAAACGTTATCCCGTCACACCGGACTGTTTAATCGTCCGCCCCCCGATGCGACGTGTTAAGGAATCAACACCGTGACGATTGTGCAACCCATCGTCATCGCCATTGACGGCACCAGCGCCAGCGGCAAGAGCACGAACGCGAAACTCGTCGCCAGCGCGCTCGGCTATGTCTATGTTGACACTGGCGCGATGTATCGCACGCTGGCGTGGCATTGTTTGCAGAAAAAGGTGGACGTGCACGACGCCAAAGCCGTGATCTCTCTGCTGCGGAAATGGAGGACCCAACTGGAGTGCGTGGATGGCCGGGTGCGGCTTCTGGTCGACGGTTATCATCCGGACAAGGAAATCCGCACCGCTGAAACCAGCGCCGCGGTGCCGCACGTCGCCGCGATTCCCAGGGTGAGGGACTGGATGGTCGCCCGCCAGCGCGAGTGCGTCAAGTTCGGCAATCTGGTGATGGAAGGCCGGGACATCGGCAGCAACGTTTTTCCTGAAACCGAATTCAAATTCTACCTCGACGCCTCGCTCCAGGAGAGGTCCAGGCGCCGCGCCGCCGACGGCGTGCGGGAGGACCTCGCCGCGCGCGACCGGCGCGACAGCCAGCGGGCGACGGCGCCGTTGATGGTGCCGCTCGGCGCGCGGGTCATCAACAACTCGCAAATGACCTCGGAGCAGACCAGCGGCACCATCATCAGCGAGGTCAGGAAACGGCTCGGCGAAAGATCGTGAATCCGAGCTACCGAATCGGCTGGCACGCTTTCCGGTTCATTTACGCCACCTATTTTCACTGGCGCGTCTTCAATCCCGAACGAGTCCCCTTGACCGGACCCGTCATTCTCGCCGCCAACCACGCCAGTTTTATTGATCCTCCGCTGGTCGGCGCTGGTATTACGCGCGACATCAATTATCTGGCCCGTGAGTCGTTGTTCCGTTTCCCTGGCATCGGTGCCCTGCTTCGTTCATGGAACTCCGTGCCGGTGGATAGGGAAGGTGGCGGCGCCGCGGGCTTGAAGGCGATCCTCGACCGGCTGCTGGCCGGTGGCGCGATTGTCCTTTTCCCCGAAGGCACTCGCACGCACGACGGGAAACTGCAGCCGGCGCGTTCCGGCATCGGTCTGACCGTGATCAAATCGAATGCTCCGGTGGTACCGGCTCGCGTCTTCGGAACGTTCGAGGCGTACGGTCGCCATTTCAAATTCCCGCGTCCGCGCCCCATCGCTGTGAAATACGGCCCGCCGATGAACTTTGAAAAGGAGCGGACTGAATCCAGGACATGCTCCAAACAACGGCTCAAAATAATTTATCAGGAAATCGCCGACGAAATCATGGACGCGATCGCCAGACTGGAACCCTGCGCCGACAGGGCATCATTTCCCTGACGGCTACACAAAGGACTCTGTTCCGACGGCGTCTTTCAGAACACTGAAGCCGCGCTCGTCCAGTCGCGTCCGCAACCCCTTGACGATCTCCTTCGTCACCCCGGGTCCCTGGTAAACGAGGCCCGTATAAAGCTGCACAAGTGACGCGCCGGCAGCGATCTTTTCCCAGGCATCGTCGGCATTGAAGATACCGCCCACGCCGATGATCGGGAGCGCACCCTTGGTCTGGCGGTAGAGATGCCGGACGATTTCCGTGCTGCGCGCGCGCAATGGCCGTCCGCTCAACCCGCCCTCCTCGCTGTAAACGCGCTTCAGTTCGGGATCGCGCGCTTCAGGCCGAGTGACGGTGGTATTCGTCGCAACAATGCCGGCGATCTGTCGCGGACCGGTCAATTCGATGATTTCGTCGAGCGCATCGAACGAAAGGTCGGGAGCGACTTTCACCAGGATGGGCTTTGCCGGTTGCCGATTGATCGCCTGCATCGCGGCGAGGATCTCATCCAGCGCAGCCCTGTCCTGGAGCTGGCGCAGGTTCGGCGTGTTGGGCGAGCTGACGTTGACGACAAAAAAATCCGCGTGTGAACGCAGCGTTCGGAAAGAATTGGCGTAATCCTCGGCGGCTCTTTCGAGAGGCGTGATCTTCGATTTGCCGAGATTGATGGCGACTGGATGTCTAGGCCAGCGATCGAGCGCGTGCCACTGCGAGAGCTTTTGCGCCATTGCTTCCGCGCCGGAATTGTTGAATCCCATTCTGTTGACCAGCGCTTCGTCGGCGACAGCGCGAAACATTCGCGGCGCGGGATTGCCGGGCTGGGAATGCCACGTCACACCCCCGAGTTCCACAAAACCGAAACCGAGGGCTTCCCAGGCGGGGACAGCAACCGCCTGTTTGTCCATGCCGGCGGCCAAGCCCACCGGATTGGGGAATTTCAAACCGAGCAGTTCAACCGGCAAATCTGGCGCGCCGTAAAACGAAGCCATGGCGTCGCAGAGAGTGGCTCGTCGGCTGATCCCCCCCAGCGCCCTCAATGTGCGATCGTGAATCTCTTCGGAATCCAGCGAAAATAAAGCCGGCCGGACAAGCTTCCGATAGCACCAACTCATGGCGGGAGAATGTCGAGCGCCGCCGGTCGGGTGTCGAGCGCGTAATTGTCGGTCGTGGTCCGGTGCGTCGCATTCGATCCGCGCTCACTTTGGACCTCCATTCGGTATGATTTTCTTTAACGCTTCCATCGCGTTGGTCCGGGCGAATTCGCTGTCGTCCTTCAATCTGTCCGTCAACGCCGGCTCCGCGGCGGTCGCGAGCGGTCCGATTTTTCCCAGAGTTTGCGCGGCCTCGCCGCGGACCCGGGGATCGGGATCGCTCAGTGATTCGATCAAGCGCGGAATTTGCAACTCGCGGAAGCGGCCCGCGCGCGACAGGGCCATCGCAGCCTGCGCGCGCACCTGGGCACTCTCGTCCTTCAATGCCGCGGTGAGTGACAGTACAGACTCCGTCGAGTAGGGCCAGACGTTGCCGAGCGCCTCGACAGCGGATTGGCGGACGACCATCGCCGGATCCCTCGTCGCCTCCGTCAGGGCGGTCGCAGCGTCTTTCGCCTGAATTCCCAGTCCCCCCAGCACCCGGGCGACCTGGGCGCGGACGCGTTCGTCGGGTGCTTTGAGTGAAACGGCCAGAGCGGCGATTCCCGGTTTACCGATGCGTCCCAGCGCATAAGCCGCTTGAGCCGGGATGTTGCTGCTCTTGTCCGAGAGGAGCGGAATCAGCGCGGGCGCCGCATCCGCCGCCTCGGAGCCGATCGCGCCCAGGGTGTAACAAGCCATCAAACGCACGTAAGCGTCGCCCTCACTCAACGCGCGAATGAGTTTGGGCACGGCCGGCCGGCCGATCTTCACAAGCGCACCCGCGGCCAGCGACCCGACCTGCCGTTCTGAATCGCGCAACGCGCCCACAAGAGGCGCGACCGGCGCGTTCGTGCCGAGCGCGGCGAGCGCGGTGACCGCCGCGAGGCGGTCGCCGACAGCGTCGAAGGGTTTGAACGTGCGAATGATGAAGCGGCGAAACCAGAGCGGCAGTTTGGGAGCGAACGAAAGGAACGGCTTTTTGAGGATCGGGTCCCCGCGATTCAGCGACCGGACCAGGTAGGGGACGCCGTTCGTTCCCAAACCCCGCAACGCGGTCACAGCGTTGCTGCGCACCCCCGGGTCCGGGTTGTTCATGTCACGCATCCACGCCGTGACGGGTCTGCCCTGGTAAACCGGTTCCGCAAAATTTCGCCATCTGAACCAGGCGAACGCGAGCACGACTGCCAGCGCGATGACCGGGGGAATAAACCACCGGCTCTTCGGGAGGGCCTTCACCAGACTTCCACCGGCCCTTTCGGCACCGGAATCTGGCCGCGCTGCGCGGCAACCGGCTCCTGCATAAAAGAAGCGACGAGCGTTGGAGGTTCAAAGCGTGACTGCAATCGGCCGTGCTCGTCGAGGAACTGTTTTCGCCAGTCGAGGTAATCACCCAGGATTTTTTGAAACTCCGTCTTCGACGAGATCATCACCACACGCTTGTTGAACAGGTTCGCGGGACCGAATCGCTTCGCATACCACGGGGCGACTTTGCGAAACAGGCGGCAGCCATGCTCTTCGCCAAACACCTCCGTCATCAGATCAAGATGCCGGCACATCACGCGCACACGCTCCTCAAAGGGTGATTCCGGCAGCAGTTCCCCGGTGCCCAGGTAATGTCGGGTGTGGAGAAAGATCCACGGGTTGTAAAATGCGCCGCGGCCAATGCTCACGCCCGCGCAACCGGTTTCTTCGATCATTTTCTTCGCCGCTTCCGGCGTCGTCACGTCGCCGTTGCCAACCACCGGAATGACTTTTACCGCCCGAGTCACGGCGCGGATGCCCGCAAGGTTGACAGCGCCGCCAAAACCCTGTTCGCGGGTGCGCCCATGCACGAAGATCGCCGCCACACCGACGTCTTCAAGAGCGCGCGCCAAATCTGGCGCCGTGATGTTATGATCATCCCATCCGAGGCGCATCTTGGCGGTGACCGGTATTTTGACCGCGTCCACCATGCACTTGACCAGTCCTGCGGTCTTGTCGAGTTCCGTCATCATCGCTGAACCGCCGCCCACACGGCAGACCTTGCGCACCGGGCATCCCATGTTGATGTCCACCGAGGAAATGCCGATCGACTCGAGATATTGCGCGGCGTCCCTCATTTCTTCGGGCACCGAACCAAAGAGTTGAACGGCGAGCGGTCGGTCGGCAGGGCAGGTCTCGATGAGTTTGAGCGCTTTGGGCTTCTTCTCGAGCAACGACCGCGCATTGACCAGGTCAGTCGTGGCGAGATCAAGTCCGCCGATTTCGCGCAACGTTAGTCGGAACGGCAGGTTGGTGTAACCCGCCAGCGGCGAGAGGAACAGATTCGACTTCAATTCGAGTGGACCGATTCGCATGACGGCCATGACTATAGCATAGCCGTGCTTGTGTCAGTGATAACAATGGGGAAGTCATCTCATCGCCGGGCAAGGCCCCGGGACAGACAGTACGC
This window encodes:
- a CDS encoding 3-phosphoshikimate 1-carboxyvinyltransferase, producing MSLPDLIEIAPLEKPVHAGIAVPGSKSITNRALVLAALADGETTLRGALWSEDTRVMVDGLLKLGFVVKVEPDPDEVCNRAITVQGLGGKIPNAGTLDKPLELFVGNAGTAARFLATLVCLGHGIYRLDGVKRMRERPQEALFDALRELGYCIDSANSKLPALVHGGGPKPGAICCVSIAESSQFASALLICAKAGGWHVTVVGDNAEESPYVAMTSKLIEAFPNRGGGFQIEPDASSGSYFWAAVPPLPSGERQEICEDLPDAGVDFTTRMNSAFAVRVLNWPHPSDWQIDARFPEYVVLVAPVNLYSALEIAEAERRLAQMWGPKWRERFEDGSRKNSERVEAERDAVRVSRNTDLGDSIMTLIVLAPLAHHKIMFADLGRLRLQECERVVALRTELSKCGAKVIEEGDTLTVYPSKLHGAEIETYNDHRMAMCFAILGLKVPGIKIKNPACVKKTFPNFFQKLADPPPHGLGATILDAKTGRALTRDELFAE
- a CDS encoding prephenate dehydrogenase/arogenate dehydrogenase family protein — protein: MKDSIWTDCTLLVSLLIAYRPLPRFNPHVHFQKITLAGVGLLGGSLGLAVKQRGLSDKVGGFVRRSASIVECDRLGVVDHATCDPLRAVENADLVVLCTPLARMSEVLRQMLPALKRGAVVTDVGSAKAGVVQELEPLVADAGGHFVGSHPMAGAEKTGPAAACADLFVNAVCVITPTPQTSPGAVKVVEAFWKAVGGLPLQLSPEVHDDLVSRSSHLPHVVAAELANYVLSPAHPKEQALLCANGFRDTTRIAASSPEMWRDIALANRKNLARVLSLFIEGLQDFQRALEDADRTSIEEFFEKARQRRDAWSGHGVSPSPE
- a CDS encoding lysophospholipid acyltransferase family protein, whose translation is MNPSYRIGWHAFRFIYATYFHWRVFNPERVPLTGPVILAANHASFIDPPLVGAGITRDINYLARESLFRFPGIGALLRSWNSVPVDREGGGAAGLKAILDRLLAGGAIVLFPEGTRTHDGKLQPARSGIGLTVIKSNAPVVPARVFGTFEAYGRHFKFPRPRPIAVKYGPPMNFEKERTESRTCSKQRLKIIYQEIADEIMDAIARLEPCADRASFP
- a CDS encoding HEAT repeat domain-containing protein yields the protein MKALPKSRWFIPPVIALAVVLAFAWFRWRNFAEPVYQGRPVTAWMRDMNNPDPGVRSNAVTALRGLGTNGVPYLVRSLNRGDPILKKPFLSFAPKLPLWFRRFIIRTFKPFDAVGDRLAAVTALAALGTNAPVAPLVGALRDSERQVGSLAAGALVKIGRPAVPKLIRALSEGDAYVRLMACYTLGAIGSEAADAAPALIPLLSDKSSNIPAQAAYALGRIGKPGIAALAVSLKAPDERVRAQVARVLGGLGIQAKDAATALTEATRDPAMVVRQSAVEALGNVWPYSTESVLSLTAALKDESAQVRAQAAMALSRAGRFRELQIPRLIESLSDPDPRVRGEAAQTLGKIGPLATAAEPALTDRLKDDSEFARTNAMEALKKIIPNGGPK
- the dusB gene encoding tRNA dihydrouridine synthase DusB, encoding MAVMRIGPLELKSNLFLSPLAGYTNLPFRLTLREIGGLDLATTDLVNARSLLEKKPKALKLIETCPADRPLAVQLFGSVPEEMRDAAQYLESIGISSVDINMGCPVRKVCRVGGGSAMMTELDKTAGLVKCMVDAVKIPVTAKMRLGWDDHNITAPDLARALEDVGVAAIFVHGRTREQGFGGAVNLAGIRAVTRAVKVIPVVGNGDVTTPEAAKKMIEETGCAGVSIGRGAFYNPWIFLHTRHYLGTGELLPESPFEERVRVMCRHLDLMTEVFGEEHGCRLFRKVAPWYAKRFGPANLFNKRVVMISSKTEFQKILGDYLDWRKQFLDEHGRLQSRFEPPTLVASFMQEPVAAQRGQIPVPKGPVEVW
- a CDS encoding quinone-dependent dihydroorotate dehydrogenase, encoding MSWCYRKLVRPALFSLDSEEIHDRTLRALGGISRRATLCDAMASFYGAPDLPVELLGLKFPNPVGLAAGMDKQAVAVPAWEALGFGFVELGGVTWHSQPGNPAPRMFRAVADEALVNRMGFNNSGAEAMAQKLSQWHALDRWPRHPVAINLGKSKITPLERAAEDYANSFRTLRSHADFFVVNVSSPNTPNLRQLQDRAALDEILAAMQAINRQPAKPILVKVAPDLSFDALDEIIELTGPRQIAGIVATNTTVTRPEARDPELKRVYSEEGGLSGRPLRARSTEIVRHLYRQTKGALPIIGVGGIFNADDAWEKIAAGASLVQLYTGLVYQGPGVTKEIVKGLRTRLDERGFSVLKDAVGTESFV
- the cmk gene encoding (d)CMP kinase, which encodes MTIVQPIVIAIDGTSASGKSTNAKLVASALGYVYVDTGAMYRTLAWHCLQKKVDVHDAKAVISLLRKWRTQLECVDGRVRLLVDGYHPDKEIRTAETSAAVPHVAAIPRVRDWMVARQRECVKFGNLVMEGRDIGSNVFPETEFKFYLDASLQERSRRRAADGVREDLAARDRRDSQRATAPLMVPLGARVINNSQMTSEQTSGTIISEVRKRLGERS
- a CDS encoding CbiX/SirB N-terminal domain-containing protein yields the protein MTNADLSDAALILVGHGSTLNAESSTPTYQHADELRRRKIFAQVVECFWKLEPPICGVLRGVFAPRVFIVPLFISEGYFTEEVIPRELGLRANDQPDFSRVQRRGSQTIHYCGPVGTHDTMTDVLLARARDIVKKHPSQRPARPEETALFIAGHGTNNNENSRRVIERQVELIRARKLYGEVYAVFMEEEPRISDCYRLARAKNIIVVPFFISDGLHSYEDIPGMLGESKELIHERLKSGQPTWRNPTQKHEKLVWYSSAIGDEPHVAEVVLERVREIAGAMTTH